The DNA window TCGTGTCGGGGGATATTTCCGTGGCGCTGTACCTGCAGCGCTATCCCGATCCGGCGCCGGCGCCCGGCAAGGTCTCGTTCCTGAAGGGCCTGCTGTACCCCAATTGCGCAGCATGGCAGATCGGCTCGATCATCGGCATTTTCCTTGGCAATGCCGTGCCCACCGACTGGGGGCTGGGCTTTGCCGGCACGCTGGCCATCGTCTGCATCCTGGTGCCGATGGTGGCCAGCAAGCCGGCGCTGTGCGGCGTGCTGGTGGCCGCCGTCGTGTCCGTGCTGGCGGCCGATCTGCCTTACAAGCTGGGCTTGCTGGCTGCCGTAGTGGTCGGGATGGTCACGGCGATGATCGTCGAGGAAACCGGCGACAAGTGGCGCGCGAGACGGGAACAAGACAGTAAGGCGACCCATGTCTGACCTGGAAATCTGGATCGTCATCATTGCGCTGGCGATCGCCACCGCGCTCACGCGCAGCAGCTTCTGGCTGGTGGGCCACAAGGTCACGATTCCGCCGCGCGTGCAGGAAATGCTGCGTTATGCGCCTTCGTGCGCGCTGGCGGCGATCATCGCCCCCGACCTGCTGCTCGATGGCGCGGGCACCGTCCATCTCGACCTGGGCAATGCCCGGCTGATCGCGGGCATTGCATCGGTTGCCTGGTTCGCCTGGCGCCGCCGCATGCTGGAGACGATCATCTTCGGCATGCTGATCTTCACCGCTTTACGGTTGTTGCATTTATACCAATAAGGGTAAAAGGCCGGAGCGCCGCGGGCATGCGGTAAAATAGTGATCTTTCTACCACTTGTCCCTTTCAAACCCATGTCCTTCATTCGTCTCCAGGATCTGATCGCGCAAAACGCGCTGCAAGGCAAGCGGGTGTTCATCCGCGCCGACCTCAACGTGCCGCAGGATGATGCCGGCAATATCACCGAAGATACGCGCATCCGCGCTTCCGTCCCGGCGATCCAGGCCGCCGTCAAGGCGGGCGCGAAGGTCATGGTCACGTCCCACCTCGGTCGCCCGACCGAAGGCGAGTTCAAGCAGGAAGACAGCCTGGCGCCCGTCGCCGCGCGCCTGGCCGAACTGCTGGGCCAGCCGGTCGAACTGAAACAGGGGTGGGTCGACGGTGCCGGCCTGGACAACCTGCAGGATGGCCAGGTCGTGCTGCTGGAAAACGTGCGCGTCAACAAGGGCGAAAAGAAGAACGCCGACGAACTGGCGCAGAAGATGGCCAAACTGTGCGATGTGTACGTCAACGACGCGTTCGGCACCGCCCACCGCGCCGAAGCCTCCACGCACGGCATCGCCAAGTTCGCCCCGGTGGCCGCCGCCGGTCCGTTGCTGGCCGCCGAGCTCGACGCGCTGGGCAAGGCGCTGGGTGCGCCGGCCCGTCCGCTGCTGGCGATCGTCGCCGGCTCGAAGGTGTCGTCCAAGCTGTCGATCCTGAAATCGCTGGCAGACAAGGTGGACAACCTGGTCGTGGGCGGCGGTATCGCCAACACGTTCATGCTGGCCGCTGGCCTGAAGATCGGCAAGTCGCTGGCCGAACCCGACCTGGTGGAAGAAGCCAAGGCCATCATCGACATGATGTCCCAGCGCGGCGCCCAGGTGCCGATCCCCGTGGACGTGGTCTGCGCCAA is part of the Pseudoduganella lutea genome and encodes:
- a CDS encoding AzlC family ABC transporter permease, translating into MSNQDLATHDPAAWRDGFRTGLPTLFGIGAWGVVVGVAMIKSGLTVPQALGMTLLVFAGSAQLAALPLIAANAPVWVIFVTALVINLRFVIFSVLLAPHFASLPWHKRLGLGFVSGDISVALYLQRYPDPAPAPGKVSFLKGLLYPNCAAWQIGSIIGIFLGNAVPTDWGLGFAGTLAIVCILVPMVASKPALCGVLVAAVVSVLAADLPYKLGLLAAVVVGMVTAMIVEETGDKWRARREQDSKATHV
- a CDS encoding AzlD domain-containing protein, translating into MSDLEIWIVIIALAIATALTRSSFWLVGHKVTIPPRVQEMLRYAPSCALAAIIAPDLLLDGAGTVHLDLGNARLIAGIASVAWFAWRRRMLETIIFGMLIFTALRLLHLYQ
- a CDS encoding phosphoglycerate kinase, whose product is MSFIRLQDLIAQNALQGKRVFIRADLNVPQDDAGNITEDTRIRASVPAIQAAVKAGAKVMVTSHLGRPTEGEFKQEDSLAPVAARLAELLGQPVELKQGWVDGAGLDNLQDGQVVLLENVRVNKGEKKNADELAQKMAKLCDVYVNDAFGTAHRAEASTHGIAKFAPVAAAGPLLAAELDALGKALGAPARPLLAIVAGSKVSSKLSILKSLADKVDNLVVGGGIANTFMLAAGLKIGKSLAEPDLVEEAKAIIDMMSQRGAQVPIPVDVVCAKEFSPTAAATVKDVADVADDDMILDIGPKTAQMLAQQIAAAGTIVWNGPVGVFEFDQFGEGTKTLALAIAGSSAFSIAGGGDTLAAIAKYAITDKIGYISTGGGAFLEFLEGKTLPAVEVLESRSTERSAT